The following are encoded together in the Phaseolus vulgaris cultivar G19833 chromosome 9, P. vulgaris v2.0, whole genome shotgun sequence genome:
- the LOC137822992 gene encoding heptahelical transmembrane protein 4-like — protein MTFLIRWDSVMSFAGTGTQSSGTTVSSFSQYCLFPFPGKSVFHSYTFVRLKISEMIRGAYDGFIATPEKFNDLLDGEDERTSSKLRKGVRLWRKLKYQLVEYNSLPAYMRDNEFILGYYRSEWPLKQIFLSIFSIHNETLNVWTHLMGFFLFLFLTIYTAAKSPMVADFNSVQHLSELIGKADLNSIRLELLKCLPSLPNMHEILKLNDLSTSLHSLDLSSLSGWTVVELLTNCLPEQFSLNGLKGDMNMVSPLMVQPITRWPFYAFLGGAMFCLLASSTCHLLACHSQRLSYIMLRIDYAGISALIATSFYPPVYYTFMCNPFSCYLYLGFITLMGIASMVFSLLPFFQKSEFRKYRATIFFLMGFSGVAPIIHKLILHKHQPEALQTTGYEILMGVLYGLGAVIYVARIPERWMPGKFDIAGHSHQLFHVLVVAGAYTHYVDGLIYLRWRDSQGC, from the exons ATGACATTCTTAATACGCTGGGATAGTGTAATGTCCTTTGCCGGGACTGGGACACAATCTTCCGGTACCACCGTATCATCTTTCTCACAGTATTGTCTCTTTCCTTTCCCCGGCAAATCAGTTTTTCATTCGTATACTTTTGTCCGACTAAAAATTTCAG AGATGATACGTGGTGCATATGATGGCTTTATTGCTACACCCGAAAAGTTTAATGATTTACTTGATGGCGAAGATGAAAgaacaagttcaaaattacgGAAGGGAGTAAGACTATGGAGAAAATTAAAATACCAGCTTGTAGAGTACAATTCACTACCAGCCTATATGAGGGACAATGAATTCATATTGGGTTATTATCGATCAGAGTGGCCATTGAAGCAGATCTTCCTTAGCATTTTCTCAATTCATAATGAGACACTTAATGTCTGGAC GCATTTGATGGggttcttcctttttctctttctcaccATATACACAGCTGCAAAATCTCCAATGGTTGCAGATTTCAATTCTGTTCAACATTTGTCTGAACTGATAGGGAAAGCTGATTTGAACAGTATTCGTTTAGAGCTCTTGAAATGCCTGCCTTCACTGCCCAACATGCATGAGATTCTCAAATTAAATGACTTGAGTACATCTCTTCATTCTTTAGATTTATCCTCATTATCAGGTTGGACTGTTGTGGAACTTCTCACAAATTGCTTGCCTGAGCAGTTTTCCCTT AATGGTCTTAAAGGTGACATGAACATGGTATCTCCTTTAATGGTACAACCGATTACAAGGTGGCCTTTCTATGCCTTCTTAGGTGGGGCCATGTTCTGCTTGTTGGCCAGTAGCACATGCCACCTCCTTGCTTGCCACTCACAACGCCTTTCCTACATCATGCTCAGAATTGATTATGCTGGGATTTCTGCATTGATTGCAACTTCATTTTACCCTCCTGTCTATTACACATTTATGTGCAATCCTTTTTCCTGCTACCTCTACTTAGGCTTCATAACACTGATGGGGATTGCCTCTATGGTCTTCTCTCTTCTCCCATTTTTTCAGAAGTCTGAGTTTAGGAAGTACCGTGCTACCATCTTCTTTTTAATGGGATTTTCAGGCGTGGCACCCATTATACATAAACTGATATTGCACAAGCATCAACCTGAGGCCTTACAAACTACAGGGTATGAGATACTAATGGGAGTTCTTTATGGTTTGGGAGCAGTAATCTATGTGGCACGGATACCAGAGAGGTGGATGCCTGGGAAGTTTGATATTGCTGGCCACAGTCACCAACTCTTTCATGTGTTGGTTGTGGCAGGGGCATACACACACTACGTTGATGGATTAATCTATCTAAGGTGGAGAGATTCTCAAGGTTGTTAG